Proteins encoded within one genomic window of Thermococcus celer Vu 13 = JCM 8558:
- a CDS encoding Mrp/NBP35 family ATP-binding protein yields MTIDPRVRGIEGRLEGVRRVIPVVSGKGGVGKSLVSTTLALVLAGKGYRVGLLDLDFHGASDHVILGFEPKDFPEEEYGVIPPTVHGIKFMSIVYYSEDRPTPMRGTEISDALIELLAITRWDELDYLIIDMPPGLGDQFLDVLRFLKRGEFLVVATPSKLSINVVEKLLTLLGEREHRVIGIVENMKLDDEKDIEALAKRFNVPYLAGIPLYLDLDEKVGDPGELLRTEFARRIREVAGRI; encoded by the coding sequence ATGACGATCGACCCGCGCGTCAGGGGCATCGAGGGAAGGCTCGAGGGGGTGAGGAGAGTAATCCCAGTCGTCAGCGGGAAGGGCGGGGTCGGAAAGTCCCTGGTCTCGACGACGCTCGCCCTCGTCCTCGCGGGGAAGGGTTACAGGGTCGGCCTGCTCGACCTCGACTTCCACGGCGCGAGCGACCACGTCATCCTCGGTTTCGAGCCGAAGGACTTTCCCGAGGAGGAGTACGGGGTGATCCCGCCGACCGTTCACGGGATAAAGTTCATGAGCATCGTTTACTACTCCGAGGACAGGCCAACGCCGATGAGGGGGACGGAGATAAGCGACGCCCTAATAGAGCTCCTCGCCATAACGCGCTGGGACGAGCTGGACTACCTCATCATAGACATGCCGCCCGGTCTCGGCGACCAGTTCCTCGACGTCCTCCGCTTCCTCAAGCGGGGCGAGTTCCTGGTCGTGGCGACGCCCTCGAAACTCTCCATAAACGTCGTTGAGAAGCTCCTGACCCTTCTCGGGGAGAGGGAGCACAGGGTAATCGGGATCGTCGAGAACATGAAGCTCGACGATGAAAAGGATATAGAGGCACTGGCAAAGAGGTTCAACGTCCCCTACCTCGCAGGGATCCCGCTTTACCTGGACCTCGATGAAAAGGTGGGCGATCCCGGGGAGTTGCTGAGAACGGAGTTCGCCCGCAGAATACGGGAAGTGGCCGGGAGGATTTAG
- a CDS encoding HypC/HybG/HupF family hydrogenase formation chaperone: MCLAVPGRIVEITGKVALVDFGGVRREARLDLLPGVKVGDYVIVHTGFAIEKLEEERAREILEAWAEVEDVLEGWQ, translated from the coding sequence ATGTGCCTGGCCGTTCCTGGAAGGATAGTCGAGATAACCGGAAAAGTCGCGCTCGTCGATTTCGGGGGCGTGAGAAGGGAGGCACGCCTCGACCTGCTCCCCGGCGTTAAGGTGGGGGACTACGTCATAGTCCATACAGGTTTCGCGATAGAGAAGCTGGAGGAGGAGAGGGCGAGGGAGATACTCGAGGCGTGGGCGGAGGTTGAGGATGTCCTGGAGGGGTGGCAGTGA
- the mobA gene encoding molybdenum cofactor guanylyltransferase MobA, with product MLGVVLAGGKGKRFGDDKLFFRIDGKPLVQHAVERLQSASFIDEVVLVASPDNTRKLRGLGPEVIVDELTIGPIGGVYTALSLGDAFVAAGDMPMIVPEFVDYLIREFGRRGKIVCVPRWSNGYLEPLHAAYSEKFRDFLEKQIKRGDYSLNGAISSADVHYVDIEELPEGWRESFFNVNQKSDLRKLTG from the coding sequence ATGCTCGGGGTCGTCCTGGCTGGTGGTAAGGGAAAGCGTTTCGGAGACGATAAGCTGTTTTTCAGGATAGACGGAAAGCCGCTCGTTCAACACGCCGTTGAGAGGCTCCAGTCGGCCTCGTTCATAGACGAGGTGGTTCTGGTGGCCTCGCCCGATAACACCCGAAAACTCCGGGGCCTCGGCCCCGAGGTCATCGTCGATGAACTGACCATCGGGCCCATCGGCGGAGTTTATACCGCGTTAAGCCTTGGTGACGCCTTCGTCGCCGCCGGCGACATGCCCATGATAGTTCCGGAATTCGTTGATTACTTGATTCGGGAATTCGGACGCCGTGGAAAAATCGTCTGCGTCCCCCGCTGGAGCAACGGCTACCTCGAGCCCCTCCACGCGGCCTATTCTGAGAAGTTCCGGGACTTCCTGGAGAAACAAATAAAACGGGGAGACTACTCCCTGAACGGGGCGATAAGCTCCGCTGACGTTCACTACGTTGACATCGAGGAACTTCCTGAGGGGTGGAGGGAGAGCTTCTTCAACGTCAACCAAAAGAGCGACCTCAGGAAACTCACCGGCTGA
- the hypD gene encoding hydrogenase formation protein HypD — protein MTDVSKAFRNRELAQRIVRKIHEEAKGIDEFRFMHVCGTHEDTVTRSGIRSLLPENVKIMSGPGCPVCITPVEDIVKMGEIMRRAYEGGDRIILTTFGDMYRIPTPKGSFADLKSEGYDVRVVYSIFDAYRIAKENPERTVVHFSPGFETTTAPAAGMLNAAVEEGLDNFKIYSVHRLTPPAVEALVKQGTRFHGLVTPGHVSTIIGVKGWEYITEDYGIPQVIAGFEPVDVLLAILLLIRMVKKGEARIINEYTRVVRYEGNVTAQALMDKFFEVKDAKWRALGVIPRSGLELRREWKDLEIRTYYDPEVPELPDLEKGCLCGAVLRGLALPTDCPHFGKTCTPRHPVGPCMVSYEGTCSIFYKYGALF, from the coding sequence GTGACAGACGTCTCTAAGGCCTTTAGGAACAGGGAGCTGGCCCAGAGGATCGTCCGGAAAATCCATGAGGAAGCGAAGGGCATCGACGAGTTCCGCTTCATGCACGTCTGCGGAACGCACGAGGACACGGTAACCCGCTCCGGGATAAGGTCCCTCCTGCCCGAGAACGTCAAAATAATGAGCGGCCCCGGCTGTCCAGTCTGCATAACCCCCGTAGAGGACATAGTGAAGATGGGGGAGATAATGCGGCGGGCGTACGAGGGGGGTGACAGAATAATCCTCACCACCTTCGGGGACATGTACAGGATCCCAACCCCCAAGGGAAGCTTCGCGGACCTGAAAAGCGAGGGCTACGACGTCAGGGTTGTCTATTCGATATTCGACGCTTACAGAATAGCTAAGGAGAACCCCGAGAGGACGGTCGTCCACTTCTCGCCAGGATTCGAGACAACGACGGCCCCCGCCGCCGGGATGCTGAACGCGGCGGTTGAGGAGGGGCTCGATAACTTCAAGATATACTCGGTTCACCGCCTGACTCCCCCGGCCGTGGAGGCGCTCGTGAAGCAGGGGACGAGGTTCCACGGGCTCGTCACCCCCGGCCACGTCTCCACGATAATCGGCGTGAAGGGCTGGGAGTACATAACGGAAGACTACGGAATCCCCCAGGTCATAGCGGGCTTTGAGCCCGTTGACGTGCTGCTGGCCATCCTGCTCCTCATCCGGATGGTCAAGAAAGGGGAGGCGAGGATAATCAACGAGTACACGAGGGTGGTTAGGTACGAGGGCAACGTCACCGCTCAGGCCCTCATGGATAAGTTCTTCGAGGTTAAGGACGCAAAATGGCGCGCGCTCGGTGTGATACCGCGGAGCGGCCTCGAGCTGAGGAGGGAGTGGAAGGACCTGGAGATAAGAACGTACTACGACCCGGAGGTTCCGGAACTGCCCGACCTCGAGAAGGGCTGCCTCTGCGGCGCCGTGCTCCGCGGTCTGGCGTTGCCCACGGACTGCCCGCACTTCGGAAAGACGTGCACGCCGAGGCACCCAGTAGGCCCGTGCATGGTCTCCTACGAGGGAACGTGCTCGATATTCTACAAGTACGGCGCCCTGTTTTAG
- a CDS encoding hydrogenase 3 maturation endopeptidase HyCI encodes MELPELLKNAERVVVCGIGNDVRGDDAFGVLVAERLKELVKNPNVLVLNCGEVPESYTGKIAAFEPDLVVFVDAVDFGGEGGEIIVTDPEGTVGDAVSTHSLPLRVLVGYLKLRTGARFVLIGCQPAVMGLFQEPSERIVKRAEALARAMADSLSR; translated from the coding sequence ATGGAGCTTCCCGAACTCCTTAAAAACGCAGAGAGGGTGGTCGTCTGCGGTATCGGGAACGACGTCAGGGGGGACGACGCCTTCGGCGTTCTGGTCGCGGAGAGACTGAAAGAGCTTGTAAAAAACCCAAACGTCCTCGTTCTCAACTGCGGCGAGGTCCCCGAGAGCTACACCGGAAAGATAGCGGCTTTTGAGCCAGACCTCGTGGTATTCGTGGACGCGGTCGACTTCGGCGGCGAGGGCGGCGAGATAATCGTGACGGATCCAGAGGGGACGGTGGGGGACGCTGTTTCAACCCACAGTCTGCCGCTGAGGGTGCTCGTCGGCTATCTGAAGCTCAGAACGGGCGCGAGGTTCGTCCTGATAGGCTGTCAGCCAGCGGTCATGGGGCTCTTCCAGGAGCCGAGCGAGAGGATAGTTAAAAGGGCCGAGGCGCTCGCGAGGGCCATGGCCGATTCCCTCAGCCGGTGA